TGTgagtgattttacatttttaaaagtctcGTTGTTTTGAATGACATAATACGTTGATTCATCTGTTCTTAAAGTCATGaattttgatttcatttatgAATTCTTTATTCATGATTATTGTCACATATATAGTCGGTTTACAGAGCCTGGGGCATTTGACAGTCACCAGCAGGGTTTTCTTCAGCAACAGTAAAGTGTCGCCATCTGCTGTAGATGACAGCTGCATCCATGTTGTTGTAACCAGAGGAAAATCACATTAAAGGCTCTATAATTAAAACGGGGgggaaacatttaaacacatttttatttttattttttggtgatttgtaGCATTTatattaaacaacacatttgctcATATAGGACTGACTGAGGTTCTTGCAAAGCTACACAACCATAAAGTGAAAAAGTGTGTGATTACGGGATCAGCATTCATGTATCGCCATCTGCTGTTTATCCAAGGGaagttctctctctcacacacacacacacacggctgtgGACGTCTCCTTTATGCCGAAATTCAGGTTAATTATGCATCAGTTGCAGCCTAAACATCCTGTAAATCAGatatcaaaaaatgtttttgagtgTTAATAATATTAGAAGAATTgagtgttaataataataataatagtaataataataataataataataatcatcatcatcatcatcatcataattatgATGATGAATATTATAATGACAAATGGTGAAAATAAGCCATTCCAACCAAATGTTTCTGCAAATGTCCTTGTTGTTGAGTTTAATGGTaacttatttttttgtatttctaatAATGATCAGATCACAGATCACTAGTCATCGACTGactccattttttctttttaaaaaaatggctTTACAAAAATTATCATGGATTGATggttatcttctttttttgtattcatgGCAAAGGAAACACGGCCAAACTTCCGCTATTTCGATTAAAATCgccaaacaacaaaacaaacaaaaactaaaagctAAATATAATTagctaaataattaaaaaaataaccattaCTGACGataacattgtttattttattatttgttttttaaatcacgtTACAGCAGATATACACAAAGATACAGAACACCATGGCCATTAAAAAAATAGCCTTCTGAAAgaataaacatacaaacaactaaaaaaataaatacataaacaaataaataataaacaaatgagACCCCCAAGTTTATACATGAAcgacatttatcatttttattcaacCACATGGATCATGGATGTATAGCAGTGATCGGCATGACGTCATCAACCTTGGGTTCGCCTACGAGCTTCGATCAAAGTACAAAACACGTTGTTTCCTCACTGACAGGGATTATTATGCCAGTATATGCTACACAAGAACATGTCATGTACAGATTAAtcaatatctttatttttttttcatttattttttctttttttaacagttaaaaGGCTActaaacagttttttgtttgttttttaaaacactacTTATGAATTAAACTCaatctagtgtgtgtgtgtgtgtgtgtgtgtgtttacattcaacCACTATCACCAAATGTCCAGTATATTATGTACAGtgtgctattattattattattattattaataataataataattacagtgtgaaaatgaaaagaaagcgCTCAGCCCCATGAAACCAGGACTGAAGCAGTGGAAACATTTACACTTTGGCCATAATCACAATGAGGAGGTGGCAAACCTTATCatccctttatttttttaaataattatcatcattagtattattattagtattaccatcatcatcatgtatGAATAACCTGTAGATatatacagatagatagatagatagatagatagatagatagatagatagatagatagatagatagatagatagatagatagataggtttGTTTTAACTGTGAGGGTAGAAACTGTAATAACCAATGTCCTTTGTGCAGTTCTTCTCACACTCCCTCGGTGCCAGCAGCTCTGATTTCAGCGGGGACACAGTCTCTGACACCGGCGTGGCAGAGGGCGAGATTCTCCTCCTTTTGGCCTGTTCAAAGATCCCAGAATCGCTCGAGTCGATGGACTTGATGGAGGACGGCGTCTCTATCCAGCTCGACTCGGATGTCATGTCCTTGGGTTTGGTCTCCTCGGCGCCGCTGATGGGCGATCTCTCCGTGGGGATGGAGTCGCCCACCTCGTCGGCCTGCAGGTAGTTGGCTCCGGCTCTGCCACTGATAGAGTTTGCGGGCCAGCAGGAAAACACCGAGCTGGGTTTGCTGTTGACGCCACAGTACTGCGGCGGCGTGCGTCCTCCCCACCCCGACGGGTCTGCGTAATAGCCAAGAGGCCGGTTGGAGCAGCCCGCCGTCGGCAGCGGAAGAGCCTTCACTCCGGCCGCCGCGTAGGACAGCAAGGTGGCCGCGTTACCGGCGAAATCGGCGGCGTCGTATGCCGAGGCGGCAAAGTCCAGTCGGTTGTTGGCAGGGGTGACGAACCATCGCTGCGGGGGGGAGGCAACAGTGGGCTCCTCGGTTTGCTGCGGGGACAGCAAGCTGTTGCCGAGTGGGACGCTGCGCTCCGTGCCAGGAGCAGTCCCCACGCCAGGGTGAAAGCGAGATTTGGCATAAGTGCTGACAAACTGGTCCTGCAGTAGAGAGCTGTGCATGGCGTATCTCGCACCCGGAACGATTTGTGAACGCGGAGAGTCACCCGGTGATGGAGTGAGGCGGTCAATGTCGCAGCCTGTGTAGACACTGAGGAGACGGGGCgggaaaaacagaggaagagctTCAGACACAAAACACTGCGCGCCACACGCTCCAGACAGTATATTAAAACTCAccataacaaaataacaacaaacataatCACAATAAGTCCGTTTAATTCGTTCTGTTGACCTGTAATATGTCACACCACGTTTGCATGTTAAAGAAATTCAAATCAATACACACGACGTCACAtaataaaagagaataaaacacacaacaaagatgGGATTCTAAATGCGTCAAAGTGCATTTATTCTAAAGCCGCACTCACGTGACTCAACAGGTGTAACAgaacacatatttaaattattaaactCAGTGCCAACaaattatttttccttttgtttttcttccaactTTCTTTGTTGGATTTCACACAgtaacatgtgtgtttattaaactAAAAATACCTCGTGCTAATTACAGTCAAAACGAAATCAGATTCAGtgtctaaaatctaaaataactGCTTCCACAATTCAGTGTAAATATTCCACAGAGTCATAGCAGTGGCTTCTGACAATACATAGTCCTTTTATTTGAGTTATATTGAGTTTTTAATAAATTGCTTAATTGTGAATTCAAAATCAAATCGAATTGCAACAGAAACAACTTGTGACACAAATACATGAGAATTATAAAATAAGGAGGATCATCTTACGTGTCATAGTTGTCTCGAAATCCTTTAGCAAACGGATTGTGGTCGATTTTCAGTTGCGTTATCTGTGGAAAAAAGATGCATTCATTAGaagagaacgtgtgtgtgtgtgtgtgggagagactTTTAGTAGAGacttttttcaaatatttattcaaattaacAACGCTGTactccattaaaaaaatataggaCAACTATATGgtgttttataaaatgtaaaaataagataagataatcctatATTAGTGCCACAGTGGGGACATTTAGACTGTGGACAagtgtgagacagtgagtgCTCGTACATCAGTGTTCTGATAAGCTGTGACGGCGACGAACTGCGTTTCTGTGAAGGTGAAAGTCTGGACTCTTCCAGGTTGGCTGGTGTCTTCTGTCCCATCCTCGTTCACTTCCACCACATGGAGCCTGGGCTGGTATTTGTGCAGAGACTGAAGAACCACCATCTGGAGGatcaatgaaaaagaaaatcactttcaGACTTtcagag
Above is a window of Solea senegalensis isolate Sse05_10M linkage group LG2, IFAPA_SoseM_1, whole genome shotgun sequence DNA encoding:
- the tbr1b gene encoding T-box brain protein 1b, producing MQVENCISPASDLSKKFMNVGSGFSSSDGSELSLQDHPIISASDNLERSSPLKKNSREMTNQSEADNFPDSKDASGDVQRGKLSPDLHGVTDIRHSFDGSAGERCIFSPSTQPQSVSAAPSAMFPYPSQHGPAHPAFSIGSPSRYMAHHPVITNGAYNSLLTNTSPQGYPTAGYPYAQQYGHTYQGGAFYQFSSAQAGLVPGKAQVYLCNRALWLKFHRHQTEMIITKQGRRMFPFLSFNISGLDPTAHYNIFVDIILADPNHWRFQGGKWVPCGKADTNITGNRVYMHPDSPNTGAHWMRQEISFGKLKLTNNKGASNNTGQMVVLQSLHKYQPRLHVVEVNEDGTEDTSQPGRVQTFTFTETQFVAVTAYQNTDITQLKIDHNPFAKGFRDNYDTVYTGCDIDRLTPSPGDSPRSQIVPGARYAMHSSLLQDQFVSTYAKSRFHPGVGTAPGTERSVPLGNSLLSPQQTEEPTVASPPQRWFVTPANNRLDFAASAYDAADFAGNAATLLSYAAAGVKALPLPTAGCSNRPLGYYADPSGWGGRTPPQYCGVNSKPSSVFSCWPANSISGRAGANYLQADEVGDSIPTERSPISGAEETKPKDMTSESSWIETPSSIKSIDSSDSGIFEQAKRRRISPSATPVSETVSPLKSELLAPRECEKNCTKDIGYYSFYPHS